GGCGAAACGGAGCGGCGCGTCCTGCAGTCCCGCGAGAACCCGCTCGGCATCCATCCTTGCCGCCATACGGGCGGCGGCATCGCCGGGCGGCGCGGGAAAGAGGATATGCGCCGCCTCGAACAGCGAAGGTCCGCGAAAGCGGTCGGGCGAATTCTCGTAAATCGCGCGCAGCTTCATCTCGTCAACCGGCGCCGGTGCTATGGCGGTTTCGAGAAGCTGACGGATCAGCGCCTCTTCCTCCGTCTCCCATTGGCCCTCTGCAAGTTCCACGGGTGCGGGCACGATCTGCCTTGCCTTAGCCTCCTGAAGCAGGACCTCGCGCAGGACAAGCGCCCGCGCTGCTGCACGCCAGGCCCAGCCCGGCTTGCCTTTCGGCACGGGGTGGTTCTGCGCCTCCTCCGCGATCGCCTCCGCAGGGATGACGACGCCGTTGATCGTGACAGGTTCAGGCCGGAGTGCCGGTTTCAGGGCGAGTTGCATGATCCTACTCCGCAGGATGCTGGTAGGGCGCCCGCGCGAGCGGCGCCAGTCCCGCCGCTCCGAGCTTCGCGCCACGCCGCGACCGCACGATCTGGTAGCCAGGCCGCCAGAGATAGCGCACCGGAGCCGAGAACATGTGGACCAGCCGGGTGAACGGGAACAGCAGGAAGATGGTGAGGCCGAGCAGGATATGCGCCTTGAAGAGCCAGTGCACGTCCAAAATGTGGTCGGCCGCGCCGCCG
The window above is part of the Rhizobiaceae bacterium genome. Proteins encoded here:
- a CDS encoding peptidylprolyl isomerase is translated as MQLALKPALRPEPVTINGVVIPAEAIAEEAQNHPVPKGKPGWAWRAAARALVLREVLLQEAKARQIVPAPVELAEGQWETEEEALIRQLLETAIAPAPVDEMKLRAIYENSPDRFRGPSLFEAAHILFPAPPGDAAARMAARMDAERVLAGLQDAPLRFAALATEHSACPSRSNGGLLGQLASGDTVPEFEAALAGMEEGAISREPVESRYGFHLIRLDARARGEILPFAAVLPHLREAQEKADWVRASRTYVEELAARADVTGIVLAETPWMEAKIPA